In Candidatus Sedimenticola sp. (ex Thyasira tokunagai), the following proteins share a genomic window:
- a CDS encoding lytic transglycosylase domain-containing protein: MLAAIALLACMLPCRPATAGQADCVELAAERYGLPVSLIRVILKVEGGRVGLAGNNKNGTQDIGPMQINTVWLPLLARYGITREQLQNDRCINILAGSWILGRQFKAAMKLEGSDQRRFWWAIGAYHSRTPRHNVKYALKVWRAMQAETRIDGK; encoded by the coding sequence TTGCTTGCAGCTATCGCTCTGCTGGCCTGCATGCTCCCATGCAGGCCGGCGACGGCCGGCCAAGCAGATTGTGTAGAACTGGCTGCTGAAAGATATGGCCTGCCTGTGTCCTTGATCCGGGTAATCCTCAAGGTCGAGGGCGGCCGTGTTGGCTTGGCCGGGAACAACAAAAACGGTACGCAAGACATCGGTCCCATGCAGATCAACACAGTCTGGCTGCCCCTGCTGGCCCGCTACGGCATTACCCGTGAACAGCTGCAAAATGATCGTTGCATAAACATCCTGGCGGGATCGTGGATCCTCGGCCGCCAATTCAAGGCGGCGATGAAACTGGAAGGATCGGATCAGAGACGCTTTTGGTGGGCGATCGGGGCCTATCACTCACGCACACCGCGACACAATGTGAAATACGCTCTCAAAGTCTGGCGGGCGATGCAAGCGGAAACGCGTATCGACGGGAAATGA
- a CDS encoding transposase zinc-binding domain-containing protein, whose translation MSACAAQCYPKPTPEARVYQRRRPERTATYQAVQHHLETWLSNTREANPDCDPIPQHVERDMRKFLECGILAYGFARAHCDECGEDFLIAYSCKGRGICPSCNTKRMAETAAHLVDHLFPQVPVRQWVITLPKRLRYLCTGCTVCRNLGHAACQDL comes from the coding sequence ATGTCTGCTTGCGCTGCTCAGTGTTACCCAAAGCCAACCCCGGAAGCCCGCGTATACCAGCGCCGAAGACCAGAGCGCACGGCAACCTACCAGGCGGTACAGCATCACCTGGAGACATGGCTGAGCAATACACGAGAAGCCAATCCGGATTGTGATCCTATCCCCCAGCATGTAGAGCGGGATATGCGAAAGTTCCTGGAGTGCGGGATATTGGCATACGGATTTGCCAGAGCCCACTGCGACGAGTGCGGTGAAGATTTTCTGATTGCCTATTCGTGCAAAGGACGGGGCATCTGCCCCTCCTGTAACACCAAACGCATGGCAGAAACAGCCGCCCACCTGGTCGACCATCTCTTCCCACAGGTGCCGGTAAGGCAGTGGGTGATTACCCTACCGAAGCGGTTACGCTATTTATGTACAGGATGTACGGTATGCCGCAATCTGGGCCATGCTGCTTGCCAGGATCTATGA
- a CDS encoding tetratricopeptide repeat protein: MSIINDTLNSLEKETLAQADKPDLKSTPSRAVKTVSVPVRMLAAAVLVIFAGTGVLVWHLGDPQDDTSALVRVEAENDDSPVSDADHLLAYNQASDASAATEPFQSLRLDPQSEPQTEAQPEVQPEVQPEAQPEAQPEAQPEAQPEVQPEVQPEAQPEAQPEAQPEAQPEVQAVVQAVVQAEPQPRPQFKPQQAAATLVLSTVVDEAVDLARVALSRGQYQQALSALHTLKPVPDRRADFWLVKGSAHLGLGQLDMAESAFSSAQSLAPNNAQISVQRAIIKQEMGDHANALETLQDAAVRHPDVPEVFLNLGYSQQALGAMRDARSSFRIFLRLTEGRSLYSQQRTAVKQWLAQFRTFRE, encoded by the coding sequence ATGAGCATCATAAACGACACTCTGAACAGCCTCGAAAAGGAGACGCTTGCGCAGGCAGATAAACCCGATCTGAAGAGCACGCCCTCTCGCGCCGTAAAAACCGTGTCCGTACCAGTAAGGATGCTGGCAGCAGCAGTGTTGGTGATCTTTGCCGGCACAGGTGTGCTGGTCTGGCATTTGGGCGATCCGCAGGATGATACGTCGGCACTGGTGCGTGTTGAGGCAGAGAATGATGACTCCCCGGTAAGCGATGCAGACCACTTGCTTGCGTACAATCAGGCTAGTGATGCCTCAGCAGCGACCGAGCCGTTTCAGAGTCTGCGGCTTGATCCACAATCCGAGCCGCAAACCGAGGCACAACCCGAGGTACAACCCGAGGTACAACCCGAGGCACAACCCGAGGCACAACCCGAGGCACAACCCGAGGCACAACCCGAGGTACAACCCGAGGTACAACCCGAGGCACAACCCGAGGCACAACCCGAGGCACAACCCGAGGCACAACCCGAGGTACAAGCCGTGGTACAAGCCGTGGTACAAGCCGAGCCGCAACCCAGGCCACAATTCAAGCCACAGCAGGCAGCTGCTACGCTGGTTCTATCCACCGTCGTCGATGAGGCGGTCGACCTCGCCCGTGTCGCTCTGTCGCGTGGGCAATATCAGCAGGCGTTGAGCGCATTGCACACGCTTAAACCCGTACCTGACCGCCGGGCCGATTTCTGGCTAGTCAAGGGTAGTGCCCATTTGGGCCTCGGCCAGCTGGACATGGCAGAGTCCGCCTTCTCTTCAGCGCAGTCGCTGGCACCGAACAATGCGCAGATTTCCGTGCAAAGGGCCATCATCAAGCAGGAAATGGGTGATCACGCTAACGCATTGGAGACATTACAGGATGCCGCTGTCCGTCACCCGGATGTACCGGAGGTGTTCCTCAACCTGGGTTATTCACAACAGGCCCTGGGTGCCATGCGCGACGCCAGATCCAGCTTCCGTATCTTCCTGAGACTCACCGAGGGGCGTTCCCTGTATTCGCAACAGAGAACAGCCGTAAAGCAATGGTTGGCACAGTTTCGTACCTTCCGGGAGTAG
- a CDS encoding general secretion pathway protein GspB, giving the protein MHPYIPFAALPAAVLVAWFAAPYFSTSDPVRYRVPPVAQIEDPSALMEARAQAVEKPDIRVQAFLPHKPPRVPDPEPILVLQSVVTGDQVRLATINGRNVQEGDRVEGYVVQRITADGVVLVDGDRSRRLPMRPLHELPPPIQPDEDSSQTHPGARRESTDLTQDFWRIFDALKP; this is encoded by the coding sequence ATGCATCCGTATATTCCCTTCGCAGCTTTACCGGCAGCAGTACTTGTCGCCTGGTTTGCTGCTCCCTATTTTTCGACCAGTGATCCGGTACGTTACCGGGTCCCGCCTGTGGCGCAGATCGAAGATCCGTCTGCGCTGATGGAGGCCCGTGCCCAGGCGGTTGAGAAGCCTGACATCCGTGTTCAGGCCTTCCTCCCTCATAAGCCACCACGCGTGCCTGATCCCGAGCCCATTCTCGTTCTGCAAAGTGTGGTGACCGGGGACCAGGTACGTCTGGCAACCATCAATGGTCGCAATGTTCAGGAAGGTGATCGTGTTGAAGGCTACGTGGTGCAGCGCATCACTGCCGATGGCGTGGTACTGGTGGATGGCGACAGATCCCGCCGTCTGCCCATGCGCCCCCTGCATGAGCTACCTCCTCCTATCCAACCAGATGAGGATAGTTCGCAGACTCATCCCGGTGCCCGGCGCGAAAGTACTGATCTCACCCAGGATTTCTGGCGGATCTTCGATGCATTGAAACCCTAG
- a CDS encoding type II toxin-antitoxin system RelE/ParE family toxin — protein sequence MKLRFTHSAQRDLVRLRDFIANKNPQAAKRISQRLKQSILRLTDQPEIGVNVEELPGVQDLVSGDYLVRYAVLENEIYILRIWHGKEDR from the coding sequence ATGAAATTACGATTCACTCACAGTGCGCAAAGGGACTTGGTCCGCTTGCGTGATTTTATTGCCAACAAAAATCCACAAGCTGCCAAACGTATCAGCCAGAGGCTGAAACAATCGATACTACGGTTAACAGATCAACCTGAAATCGGTGTTAATGTGGAGGAGTTGCCCGGTGTTCAAGACTTAGTTAGCGGGGATTATCTTGTGCGTTATGCCGTGCTGGAAAATGAAATATACATTTTGCGTATCTGGCATGGTAAAGAGGATCGGTGA
- a CDS encoding HDOD domain-containing protein, producing MFASDLLDNLLYDSLDSLTLPDVYIRLRQLMDSDEESMSDVAAVLSMDPALAARVLRIANSAFYGLPSKVDTVSRAASILGMKKLHDLTLAISVSKAVSNLPNDLMDLSTFWHRSVRCGFLAKQIAERAGLRDSESIFVRGLLHDIGHLILFRSHPDECREALAHSDQGLEARMKAEEEAIGVNGLQFTAELTRVWQLPQTFVDTYMHLLHPEEAEPPLAREIAMLNIAVQFINGEDSDLLEEEILKQIRPEIWHIAELQPDAGAAALDASAQEMSGAMYEIFKQ from the coding sequence ATGTTCGCTTCCGACCTTCTAGACAACTTGTTGTACGACTCGCTAGACTCTTTGACGTTGCCGGATGTCTATATCCGCCTGCGTCAGCTGATGGATTCCGACGAGGAATCGATGTCCGACGTCGCAGCGGTGTTGTCGATGGACCCGGCCCTGGCCGCACGGGTGCTGCGCATAGCTAATAGCGCGTTTTACGGTTTGCCCTCAAAGGTCGACACTGTAAGTCGCGCAGCCAGCATTCTCGGCATGAAAAAACTGCACGACCTGACTCTGGCAATCAGTGTGTCGAAAGCCGTAAGCAACCTGCCCAACGATCTGATGGACCTGAGCACCTTCTGGCATCGAAGTGTGCGCTGCGGATTTCTAGCCAAGCAGATTGCCGAACGCGCCGGCCTACGTGACAGCGAGAGTATATTTGTCCGAGGATTGCTGCACGATATCGGTCATCTCATACTGTTCAGGAGCCACCCAGACGAGTGCCGCGAGGCGCTAGCCCATTCCGATCAGGGGCTAGAGGCCCGCATGAAAGCCGAAGAAGAAGCTATTGGAGTGAACGGCCTGCAATTCACCGCAGAGCTCACTCGCGTGTGGCAATTGCCGCAAACCTTCGTTGATACCTACATGCACCTGCTGCATCCGGAGGAAGCCGAGCCCCCGTTGGCACGCGAAATTGCAATGCTCAATATTGCCGTGCAATTCATCAACGGCGAAGACTCCGACTTGTTGGAAGAAGAGATTTTGAAGCAAATCAGACCGGAAATCTGGCACATCGCCGAACTGCAACCAGACGCCGGCGCTGCCGCACTGGATGCCTCAGCGCAGGAGATGAGCGGCGCGATGTACGAGATTTTCAAACAGTAG
- a CDS encoding type II secretion system F family protein, translating into MAYMLYSILNREGQQVRRLGQYADVDELDREVSQHDEQLVDFHVLSDGVGRTLEFLRGKPKPLDIAEFCSTLSYYVSGGVELQGALADTAESTTSASMRTAILDIRRSLRGGYSLSESMRMTGRFPDVAVNMSRIGEESGSLDRMLRDAARHIERVEDIKSAAKRALIYPLFTLVVVGAAGAFWMAVVVPKIVELFEAMQVELEPATLMLIAMSNFVVDYWPWILGTIVAIPFLWLIARRNRRFRVVTDHGLWRLPLFGRIVRGGQMSFYYQYLALMYGAGVVITTALDTLQKTVSNKYFADRVNSLLDDLRSGVTLGVAFKQCEVFPVLDQRMVSIGETTGNLDEQLQKLADMHYRRVQALVEVLPKFLEPAMLVLLGAAFGFFIIALMGPLYNMVSQLGGAG; encoded by the coding sequence ATGGCCTACATGCTCTATTCCATCCTCAACCGCGAAGGCCAGCAAGTCCGCCGCCTCGGACAGTATGCCGACGTGGATGAGTTGGACAGGGAGGTTTCCCAGCATGACGAGCAGTTGGTTGATTTCCACGTCCTGTCTGACGGTGTGGGCCGTACCCTGGAGTTCCTGCGTGGCAAACCGAAGCCGCTGGACATTGCCGAATTCTGCTCGACACTCTCCTACTATGTCTCCGGCGGTGTAGAGCTGCAGGGGGCATTGGCTGATACGGCGGAGTCGACCACGTCCGCCAGCATGCGCACCGCCATCCTGGATATCCGGCGCAGCCTGCGGGGCGGCTACTCCTTGTCCGAAAGCATGCGCATGACCGGTCGTTTCCCCGACGTGGCGGTCAATATGTCCCGCATCGGCGAGGAGAGCGGCAGCCTCGACCGCATGCTGCGGGATGCCGCCAGGCACATCGAACGGGTGGAAGACATCAAGAGTGCAGCCAAGCGTGCACTCATCTATCCGCTTTTCACACTGGTGGTCGTAGGCGCGGCCGGCGCCTTCTGGATGGCCGTGGTGGTACCCAAGATCGTGGAGCTGTTCGAGGCCATGCAGGTGGAGCTTGAGCCGGCCACCCTGATGCTCATCGCCATGAGCAACTTTGTTGTGGACTACTGGCCATGGATTCTGGGCACCATCGTTGCGATTCCCTTCCTGTGGTTGATCGCTCGTCGCAACAGGCGATTTCGCGTCGTCACTGACCACGGCCTGTGGCGGCTGCCGCTCTTTGGCCGCATTGTCCGTGGTGGGCAGATGTCGTTCTATTACCAGTACCTGGCCTTGATGTACGGTGCCGGCGTCGTCATCACCACCGCCCTGGATACGCTGCAGAAGACGGTCAGCAACAAGTATTTCGCCGACCGGGTGAACAGCCTGCTGGATGATCTGCGTTCAGGCGTGACACTTGGGGTCGCATTCAAGCAGTGTGAAGTGTTCCCGGTGCTCGACCAGCGCATGGTGTCGATCGGTGAAACCACCGGCAATCTGGATGAGCAGTTGCAGAAGTTGGCCGACATGCATTACCGGCGGGTGCAGGCCCTGGTCGAGGTGCTGCCCAAGTTCCTGGAGCCGGCAATGCTGGTGCTGCTGGGTGCTGCCTTCGGCTTCTTCATCATCGCCCTGATGGGCCCGCTCTACAACATGGTCAGCCAACTGGGGGGTGCGGGATGA
- a CDS encoding secretin N-terminal domain-containing protein, giving the protein MNNIRTITSLVLVALLVTGCATNEEKPKLDIKIPSGDLDYKPAPPRPAKLGVTSRMPRFSLPATVADVKLYSFRATGQPVRLALSQLATAYKLNIVVDQDVDGLVTVDLKDLPLEKVLEATLEPLGLAWTWQDGLLRVSRLETRIFQIDYLRLVRTGSGNSSSSTTLSGGGGGSSGSATSSIAQDDTIDFWSELEDQLDAILERSTDDYGAGDRPMETTVQTDRETNITTTLTQPVLESEGRLVIDRLSGTIQVTTSRARMKNVVEFIKRVTEGIKRQVYIEARVVEVSLSDDQAFGVDWNKLNLGDSLQLSSDVAISSPADGANVKSSTGSGSYIRKFSLFGTFLDIDVAVNALKEQGQVKVVSQPRIRTLNNQPAIVRVGTERTFFVTETDIDSDTNVQTTSHTATTITEGLVLTVTPQISGTGEITMDVTPVLTRITGTDTSPDGLSNAPRLDVKQSSTLVRMLDGETIVVGGLIKETVSNTERSVPVLGALPVVGMLFKANYDRDDRTELIIFITPHIIE; this is encoded by the coding sequence ATGAACAATATTCGCACTATTACCTCTCTTGTCCTGGTGGCCTTGTTGGTTACAGGGTGCGCCACGAACGAGGAGAAACCGAAACTGGATATAAAGATTCCGTCCGGTGACCTGGACTACAAGCCCGCCCCCCCCCGGCCCGCGAAGCTGGGTGTGACAAGTCGCATGCCGAGGTTCAGCCTCCCGGCCACCGTCGCCGATGTGAAACTGTACAGCTTTCGCGCTACGGGACAGCCGGTTCGCCTGGCCCTGTCTCAATTGGCCACTGCCTACAAGCTGAACATCGTGGTGGACCAGGATGTGGATGGGCTGGTGACCGTGGACCTGAAGGACCTCCCCCTGGAGAAGGTTCTCGAGGCAACGCTGGAACCGCTTGGTCTGGCCTGGACCTGGCAGGATGGCCTGTTGCGTGTCAGCCGCCTTGAGACCCGGATATTTCAGATCGATTACCTGCGCCTGGTGCGAACGGGTAGCGGCAACAGTTCCAGCAGTACCACGCTCAGTGGTGGCGGCGGCGGAAGCTCCGGTAGCGCCACCTCATCCATTGCCCAGGACGACACCATCGATTTCTGGAGCGAGCTGGAAGATCAACTCGATGCCATCCTGGAGCGCAGCACCGACGATTACGGCGCTGGTGATCGGCCGATGGAAACCACTGTGCAGACCGACCGGGAGACCAACATCACGACCACCCTCACCCAGCCAGTGCTCGAGTCGGAAGGCCGCCTGGTCATTGACCGGCTGTCCGGCACCATCCAGGTCACCACATCACGCGCGCGCATGAAGAATGTGGTTGAATTCATCAAGCGCGTGACCGAGGGAATCAAGCGCCAGGTGTATATCGAAGCCAGGGTGGTCGAGGTCTCCCTCAGTGATGACCAGGCCTTTGGTGTCGACTGGAACAAGCTCAATCTCGGTGATTCGCTACAGCTCAGTAGTGATGTTGCCATCAGCAGCCCGGCTGATGGCGCCAACGTGAAGTCGTCCACCGGGTCGGGCAGCTACATCCGCAAGTTCAGTCTGTTTGGCACCTTCCTGGACATTGATGTGGCAGTGAATGCCCTGAAGGAGCAGGGGCAGGTCAAGGTGGTATCGCAGCCGCGCATCCGCACACTCAACAACCAGCCGGCTATCGTAAGAGTCGGCACAGAACGGACCTTTTTCGTCACTGAGACCGATATCGATTCTGATACCAATGTCCAGACAACGAGCCACACCGCGACCACCATTACCGAGGGCCTGGTGCTGACGGTCACGCCGCAGATCTCCGGTACCGGCGAGATCACCATGGATGTCACCCCGGTGCTGACCCGCATCACCGGCACAGACACCTCGCCGGATGGGCTGAGCAATGCCCCCAGGCTGGACGTCAAGCAGAGTTCCACCCTGGTTCGCATGCTCGATGGCGAAACCATCGTCGTGGGTGGCCTGATCAAGGAGACTGTCAGCAATACCGAACGCTCCGTACCGGTTCTGGGTGCGCTGCCGGTCGTTGGAATGCTGTTCAAGGCCAATTACGATCGGGATGATCGTACTGAACTCATCATCTTCATCACTCCCCACATTATTGAATGA
- a CDS encoding AAA family ATPase, whose protein sequence is MEYAAEAVTDLDGCYAALGFSAPPFRITPDIEFLVPHEQYLEAIGHLRFGLMSGGFTLLTGEVGLGKTLLCRYLLHHLPVDTRTAYVFNPQQSYAELLGAIIYDLGGGVPDPGASSAQLHEKLFGILAKHAASGARVALLIDEAHRLQPELLEGLRLLSNLETDKRKLISLLLVGQSELEQTLKLSSMRALSQRISVWHRLRPLKWRESADYIRQRLQMAHSGDFEITDFACLIAHRYARGVPRRLNQICDRALLAAFTYHHKRVGAGLMRRAAREVVGLALD, encoded by the coding sequence ATGGAATACGCAGCTGAGGCAGTAACGGATTTGGACGGGTGTTATGCCGCATTGGGATTTTCCGCGCCTCCTTTTCGCATTACTCCGGACATTGAGTTCCTGGTGCCCCATGAACAGTACCTGGAGGCCATCGGGCACCTGCGCTTCGGCCTCATGAGCGGTGGATTCACGCTCCTGACCGGCGAGGTCGGTCTCGGAAAAACCCTGTTATGCCGTTACCTGTTGCACCACCTGCCGGTGGACACCCGTACCGCCTATGTTTTCAATCCCCAACAGAGCTATGCGGAATTGCTCGGTGCGATCATCTATGACTTAGGGGGTGGCGTGCCCGACCCCGGCGCCAGTAGCGCCCAATTGCATGAAAAATTGTTCGGGATCCTTGCGAAGCATGCGGCCAGTGGAGCACGGGTGGCCCTGCTCATCGACGAGGCCCATCGCTTGCAGCCGGAGTTACTGGAGGGGCTGCGCCTGTTGTCCAATCTGGAGACAGATAAGCGCAAACTGATTTCGCTCTTGCTGGTCGGACAAAGCGAACTGGAACAAACCCTGAAATTGTCCAGTATGCGAGCCCTGTCCCAGCGCATTAGTGTCTGGCATCGCTTACGCCCACTGAAGTGGCGCGAGAGTGCCGATTACATTCGTCAACGTCTGCAAATGGCGCACTCAGGAGATTTCGAAATCACCGACTTCGCCTGCCTTATTGCACACCGGTACGCTCGTGGAGTGCCGCGTCGTCTAAACCAGATATGCGATCGCGCCCTACTGGCTGCGTTTACGTACCACCACAAGCGGGTCGGTGCCGGGCTCATGCGCCGAGCGGCCCGCGAAGTTGTCGGCCTGGCGTTGGACTAA
- a CDS encoding ATPase, T2SS/T4P/T4SS family has protein sequence MIGKEDQAAKTIGRLLVGDGLIDEAMLTYAMKVQTVSRERLGDTLLRLRFVTDRDIASVVARQAGLEFDPMMVVSSTPEALAQIPSAFAQKHGLLPLAIEDGHLVVACVDPYARNALDRVSRFTSYPLRLVVAPEARLRWEVQRLYQLAERHIDQEIERISQSAASGQEIVAERLMELLVSSAIEYDGTDIHLNPTERATLVSFRMDGVLQLRYTLPASVHGRLISAFKVAAGMDIAESHRPSDGHMSFTYLQEKYDLRISTIPSVVGENMVIRVLSGSHEFRSLEDLGLTPEQIERTTDMSHSPHGIVLVSGPTGSGKTTTLYAVMRTINAREKNILTIEDPVEYTMPLVQQIEVNEKAGITFTSSIRSFLRQDPDIMLIGEIRDEETAVLSMRAALTGHLVFSTVHTNDAVGAVVRLRDLGVEDYIIASTIRGVVSQRLLRLLCPHCKRPSSLEEPWNDIPPEKIFEHVGCPQCRETGYLGRTAIAEVLQMDQSLLHLIGEGASISEIEMAAKGHGMRTLSDAGQDLVADGLTDIDEFKRVL, from the coding sequence ATGATTGGTAAAGAGGATCAAGCTGCGAAGACTATCGGTCGCCTCCTGGTGGGGGATGGCCTTATCGATGAGGCCATGCTCACCTATGCGATGAAGGTCCAGACGGTTTCCCGCGAGCGGCTCGGGGACACCCTGCTGCGCCTGCGCTTCGTCACCGACCGGGATATCGCGTCGGTGGTGGCACGCCAGGCGGGGCTGGAATTTGATCCCATGATGGTGGTGAGTTCCACCCCGGAGGCCCTGGCCCAGATCCCCTCGGCTTTCGCCCAGAAGCACGGCTTGCTGCCCCTGGCGATTGAAGACGGCCACCTGGTGGTCGCGTGTGTCGATCCTTATGCGCGCAATGCCCTGGATCGGGTGTCCCGCTTTACGTCATACCCCTTGCGCCTGGTGGTGGCGCCGGAAGCGCGCCTGCGTTGGGAGGTGCAGCGCCTCTACCAGCTGGCGGAAAGGCACATCGACCAGGAGATCGAGCGCATCTCCCAGTCGGCGGCATCCGGCCAGGAAATCGTCGCCGAACGCCTGATGGAGCTCCTGGTCAGCTCCGCCATCGAATACGACGGCACGGACATTCATCTCAACCCAACCGAACGTGCCACCTTGGTCTCTTTCCGCATGGATGGTGTACTGCAGTTGCGTTACACCCTGCCCGCGTCGGTTCATGGTCGCCTGATATCTGCGTTCAAGGTCGCCGCAGGCATGGATATCGCCGAATCCCACCGGCCCAGTGACGGGCACATGTCCTTTACCTATCTGCAGGAAAAATACGATCTACGTATCTCCACCATCCCGTCAGTGGTCGGCGAGAATATGGTGATTCGAGTGTTGTCCGGTTCACATGAGTTCCGCTCGCTGGAGGATCTTGGTCTCACTCCCGAGCAGATCGAGCGCACCACCGATATGTCTCATTCCCCGCACGGCATTGTGCTGGTGTCCGGCCCTACCGGCTCGGGGAAGACCACGACCCTGTACGCCGTCATGCGCACCATCAATGCGAGGGAGAAGAACATTCTCACCATCGAAGACCCGGTGGAGTACACCATGCCCCTGGTCCAACAGATTGAGGTAAACGAGAAGGCCGGCATCACCTTTACCAGCAGCATCCGCAGTTTCTTGCGCCAGGACCCGGACATCATGCTGATCGGTGAGATCCGCGACGAGGAGACCGCTGTCCTCTCCATGCGCGCTGCCCTGACCGGCCACCTGGTGTTTTCGACGGTGCACACCAATGATGCAGTGGGCGCGGTGGTACGCCTGCGCGACCTGGGTGTGGAGGACTACATCATTGCCTCGACCATCCGCGGGGTGGTCTCGCAGCGCCTGCTGCGACTGCTGTGTCCCCACTGCAAGCGTCCGAGCAGTCTCGAAGAGCCATGGAACGACATCCCCCCGGAAAAGATTTTTGAGCACGTCGGATGCCCGCAGTGTCGCGAGACCGGCTACCTTGGCCGCACCGCCATTGCCGAGGTCCTGCAGATGGACCAGAGCCTCCTCCACCTGATTGGCGAGGGAGCCTCGATCAGTGAAATCGAGATGGCTGCCAAGGGGCACGGCATGCGCACCCTGAGTGATGCGGGCCAGGATTTGGTTGCCGACGGCCTCACCGACATCGACGAATTCAAACGGGTGCTCTGA
- a CDS encoding VPLPA-CTERM sorting domain-containing protein: MKYYRWILLFLSLLPVTGYTATAVWVPSGTDFIVTGFNDVSVSDGSGGFDLYDVKFIDGTRYEVAVVAASVSEAERFSQALMGAFDQDEALDFHFDEGTGATGLSKDSNMWGIMTPHGPLVDGYVSYYIDWGQPPSGSGAIDYVVAGTQDPGWNTELGDYVYAEWEVSAVPLPAAIYLFVPALAGLGFISRKRKPIKV; this comes from the coding sequence ATGAAATACTATAGGTGGATATTGCTCTTCCTGAGTCTACTGCCTGTTACCGGGTACACTGCCACAGCGGTGTGGGTGCCATCAGGTACCGACTTCATCGTTACAGGTTTCAATGATGTATCGGTTAGTGACGGATCAGGCGGTTTTGACCTGTATGATGTCAAATTCATAGATGGCACACGGTACGAGGTTGCAGTGGTGGCGGCATCCGTCTCGGAAGCCGAAAGATTTTCCCAGGCTCTGATGGGGGCATTCGATCAAGATGAGGCGCTCGACTTTCATTTTGACGAAGGGACAGGCGCAACCGGGCTTAGCAAAGACTCAAACATGTGGGGAATTATGACACCCCATGGGCCACTTGTTGATGGCTATGTCTCCTATTACATCGATTGGGGTCAACCACCTTCGGGTTCTGGGGCGATAGATTACGTTGTAGCAGGCACACAAGACCCAGGCTGGAATACTGAATTGGGTGATTATGTGTATGCAGAATGGGAAGTCTCTGCCGTACCTCTGCCCGCCGCAATCTATCTGTTCGTCCCCGCTCTCGCCGGTCTGGGCTTCATATCCAGAAAACGCAAACCCATAAAGGTGTAA
- a CDS encoding DVUA0089 family protein: MMKIKKNLLTALGLITFSGMAQAAYINEIDNVVGPNNNNTPATAQDLSSSFSSNPGTDPTLEWRGAGTSTFFVSVKGYLNSDHDPADYYRVDITHEMIGTGGLTAAFDTDGTQQGFQLDTELSLYNSEQLVLAENNDDPGGSPLWGDADTPTTNSFMTYTFNAPGTYFLAVFPFMDPDSFAGSVSGNYTLNISTDMSPLPSPVPVPAAAWLFGSGLLGLAGLRRIKKSKGSAPG; this comes from the coding sequence ATGATGAAAATCAAGAAAAACCTACTAACGGCTCTTGGCCTGATCACCTTCAGCGGTATGGCTCAAGCAGCTTATATAAATGAGATAGATAACGTCGTAGGACCAAATAATAATAATACTCCCGCTACGGCCCAGGATCTCTCCTCCTCTTTTTCTTCCAATCCAGGGACCGACCCAACACTCGAGTGGCGCGGCGCCGGCACCTCAACTTTCTTTGTGTCGGTGAAAGGCTACCTAAATTCCGACCATGATCCCGCAGACTACTACAGGGTGGATATAACCCATGAAATGATAGGTACGGGGGGGCTGACGGCTGCATTCGATACAGACGGTACACAACAAGGTTTTCAGCTAGATACCGAACTGTCACTGTACAACAGTGAGCAACTTGTCCTTGCTGAAAATAATGATGATCCCGGAGGTAGTCCTCTGTGGGGTGACGCCGATACGCCAACTACCAACTCATTTATGACCTACACCTTTAACGCACCGGGAACTTATTTCCTGGCGGTATTTCCTTTTATGGACCCCGATTCCTTTGCCGGTTCCGTAAGCGGGAACTACACGCTTAATATTTCCACCGATATGTCACCGTTACCGTCTCCGGTGCCTGTGCCTGCCGCTGCCTGGCTGTTTGGTTCAGGGCTTCTTGGTCTCGCTGGTCTGAGAAGAATCAAAAAGAGTAAGGGCTCTGCCCCCGGGTAA